The Acanthochromis polyacanthus isolate Apoly-LR-REF ecotype Palm Island chromosome 5, KAUST_Apoly_ChrSc, whole genome shotgun sequence genome includes a window with the following:
- the odad1 gene encoding coiled-coil domain-containing protein 114, with protein MNKGRPAASARSDHSDMDPDEAELGKLQRQHRILEKDHQAYKIQAQREIHKQEQEMKQLLKEQDELHRKLGACKTVSRLQQDSKNIQCLQALLQESDTLDKQIKEEKQCQQELQKEISKMELKVAEVTKGEASKSAAERSEKQRAQKAIANLQYKLDKALTRFNEQMSTNKRLRQEVQTLYIERVRFQQLHNRLNKELQEVRKKTTEVTNLSNAAYDARVEVQSKMAMMREKAWKDCAQYNAEMKELQRVIASESNTKGFMSTKCSKKNEGDNDQGLGPRQLSKLKEQNRMDSEEGSLDALEEMFKRNQLVTEEDDLDLLVTRFIQAEDRNFALYNFVTEQMKGVEALRDEISQIQEEMEQFQVKGLQQEQDHQSQLRDIEEKRKEIELQAEDYENQGSSISKILDEIMTGINSIFSKLEYDRSKAEDLLGSSAGITENNIMFYLGLLEQKTNELLTVQAFLNSKDPEKDYNPKDLAQILLGQNPELLQQSIRIQAEVNRVDYDAEESPVTDEEERPFSQAELRKRIMKEAQQKESPAQRATKKSLKDQSGVY; from the exons ATGAATAAAGGACGACCTGCTGCAAGTGCCCGCTCAGACCACAGTGACATGGATCCTGACG AGGCAGAGTTAGGCAAACTTCAGAGACAGCACCGGATCTTGGAGAAAGATCACCAGGCCTACAAGATCCAGGCCCAGAGGGAGATCCACAAACAAGA GCAGGAGATGAAGCAGCTGCTGAAGGAGCAGGACGAGCTGCATCGGAAACTCGGTGCCTGTAAAACCGTTTCCCGCCTGCAGCAGGACAGTAAGAACATCCAGTGTCTCCAGGCTCTGCTACAGGAGAGTGACACGCTGGACAAGCAGATCAAGGAAGAGAAGCAGTGTCAACAAGAGCTACAGAAAGAG ATCTCAAAGATGGAGCTGAAGGTGGCAGAGGTTACAAAAGGAGAGGCCAGTAAGAGTGCTGCAGAAAGATCTGAGAAACAGCGAGCTCAGAAGGCCATAGCTAATTTGCAATACAAGCTGGACAAA GCCCTGACTCGCTTCAATGAGCAGATGAGTACAAACAAACGCCTGAGGCAGGAAGTGCAGACTCTTTACATCGAGCGTGTCCGCTTCCAGCAGCTTCACAACAGGCTGAACAAG GAGCTGCAGGAAGTCCGCAAGAAGACCACAGAAGTTACCAACCTATCCAACGCTGCTTACGATGCAAG GGTGGAGGTTCAGTCCAAGATGGCCATGATGCGAGAGAAGGCATGGAAGGACTGTGCCCAGTACAACGCTGAGATGAAGGAACTGCAGAGAGTTATTGCGTCTGAGAGCAATACGAAAGGGTTCATGAGCACCAAGTGCAGCAAGAAGAATGAGGGCGACAACGACCAGGGACTGGGACCCAGACAAT TATCAAAGCTAAAGGAGCAGAACAGGATGGACTCGGAGGAAGGGTCTCTGGACGCTCTGGAGGAGATGTTTAAGAGGAATCAGCTTGTGACAGAGGAGGATGACCTGGACCTGCTGGTCACCAGGTTCATCCAGG CTGAAGATCGCAACTTTGCCCTCTATAATTTTGTTACTGAGCAAATGAAGGGGGTTGAGGCGCTGAGGGATGAAATTAGCCAG ATCCAAGAAGAGATGGAGCAGTTTCAGGTTAAAGGTTTACAGCAGGAGCAAGATCATCAGTCACAGCTGAGAGACATTGAAGAGAAACGAAAGGAAATTGAACTTCAAGCGGAGGATTATGAAAACCAAGGCAGCAGCATAAGCAAAATCCTGGACGAGATAATGACAG gaATAAACAGCATCTTCTCTAAACTGGAGTATGACCGCTCCAAGGCAGAGGATCTGCTAGGCTCCTCTGCAGGGATCACTGAGAACAACATCATGTTCTACCTCGGTCTGCTGGAACAGAAGACCAATGAGCTGCTCACCGTACAAGCTTTCCTCAACTCTAAA GATCCAGAAAAGGACTACAATCCAAAAGATCTGGCCCAAATCCTTCTGGGTCAGAATCCAGAACTACTTCAGCAGAGCATTCGTATTCAAGCTGAAGTGAACCG TGTGGACTATGATGCAGAAGAATCTCCTGTTACTGACGAGGAAGAACGACCGTTTTCACAGGCAGAACTTCGTAAAAGAATAATGAAGGAG GCTCAGCAGAAGGAGAGTCCTGCCCAGAGAGCGACAAAAAAAAGCCTCAAAGATCAGTCCGGAGTTTACTGA
- the LOC110965126 gene encoding taste receptor type 1 member 3 isoform X1, with protein sequence MASCFILLLVCWVFTPSCSVSPPEWFHNISTSIFSSSGDIMLGGLFPIKLLTSNLSLRREPDNISCESINDYGLGLAIVMKYAVDEINANQTLLPGVKLGYEMYDTCRQAAVVVKPTISFLTAKSDKVLSVKCNYTDYETSVSVVIGPYSSEMVSIIGKLLGFFLMPQISYGATSDKFSDSHLYPSFFRTVPTDKRQVDVIAQLMKEFNWTWVAVVGSEEEYGQQGVQQFSKVAENMSICVAYQGLIPVYTDPLPVVETIIENINATNVSVVVVFSLAEQAEVLFKEVIRRNVTGVWIASTSWAIHNRLTSLPNIQNVGTIIGFIDKTQILDLLTDYTQELFLKLSQERADMPPPATNPGNPDNPCPQCWNLSPANISLVTDPAVKRTAFGVYAAVYSAAQALHNLLECNATSCKWDPGTKIYPWKLLEVIRKTTVDINGEHLVFDSHGNPNIGYDVIQWEFKPTGGVKFNTVGNFSEKLLINSALFKWNTSADPLRKEVPQSTCSADCEPGRVRRVKGFHSCCFDCIDCLPGTYQANTEDIQCTKCPERQWSLINSTNCTAPVFEFLSFNTTEARIIILIGVALQICQGSVAILFLMHRGTPLVKASGGLLSFVALLGLMGTCFSLLLFLGEPGDVVCRLQLPLTSIFQTVSLSVILSLSLQIFYVTEFPEMAASYLHIIRGPGSWLFVFTCCAVQAGLCGWFVQKGPSLSKYVADMTIDFVKSFLSCPVEPLSGLALMQGFNGAMALVSFMCTFMAMKPLHQYNLARDITFSTLIYCVTWVIFIPIYIGLEPKSKSVVHVYFTLASNFGLMAAYYFPKCYFLLRKPDLNTPKHFCTFLEGVPPTQAQEEPQPQPQPEK encoded by the exons ATGGCTTCATGTTTCATTCTGCTGCTTGTGTGTTGGGTGTTCACACCGAGCTGCAGTGTGAGTCCACCCGAGTGGTTCCACAACATTTCTACCAGCATCTTCAGTTCATCAGGAGACATTATGCTCGGGGGGCTTTTTCCCATTAAGCTGCTCACCAGCAACCTCAGCCTGAGGAGGGAGCCCGACAACATCAGCTGTGAGAG TATTAATGACTACGGACTGGGCCTCGCTATAGTCATGAAATATGCTGTGGATGAGATCAACGCAAACCAAACTCTGCTCCCTGGCGTCAAGTTAGGTTATGAAATGTACGACACATGCAGACAAGCTGCCGTCGTGGTGAAGCCTACAATCTCCTTCCTCACCGCAAAATCCGACAAAGTGCTGTCTGTGAAATGTAACTACACGGACTATGAGACCAGTGTATCTGTCGTCATTGGGCCTTACAGCTCAGAGATGGTGTCGATCATCGGGAAACTTCTGGGATTCTTTCTGATGCCACAG ATTAGCTACGGTGCCACCAGTGACAAATTCTCTGACAGTCATCTCTACCCGTCATTCTTCCGTACGGTGCCCACTGACAAACGGCAAGTGGACGTCATAGCACAGCTAATGAAAGAGTTTAACTGGACCTGGGTGGCGGTGGTGGGCAGTGAAGAAGAATATGGACAACAGGGCGTGCAGCAGTTTTCCAAAGTGGCAGAAAACATGTCCATCTGTGTGGCCTATCAGGGCCTGATTCCAGTTTACACTGACCCTTTGCCAGTGGTTGAAACGATTATTGAAAATATCAATGCCACCAATGTCAGTGTGGTAGTGGTGTTTTCTCTAGCAGAGCAGGCTGAGGTCCTTTTTAAAGAG GTTATCCGCAGGAATGTCACAGGTGTGTGGATCGCCAGTACAAGTTGGGCCATTCACAATCGATTGACTTCGCTCCCCAACATCCAAAATGTTGGTACAATCATTGGGTTCATTGACAAGACACAGATCCTGGATCTGCTCACTGACTACACACAGGAGCTCTTCCTCAAACTGAGCCAGGAGAGGGCCGACATGCCCCCTCCAGCGACAAATCCTGGCAATCCTGACAATCCCTGTCCACAGTGTTGGAACTTGTCACCTGCTAATATTAGCCTGGTAACAGACCCTGCAGTGAAGCGCACAGCTTTTGGTGTGTATGCTGCCGTCTACAGTGCAGCGCAGGCACTGCACAACCTGCTGGAGTGCAATGCAACTTCGTGTAAGTGGGACCCAGGAACCAAAATCTATCCCTGGAAG TTGCTGGAGGTTATCAGGAAGACTACTGTTGACATAAACGGCGAACATTTAGTTTTTGACAGTCATGGCAACCCAAACATAGGCTACGATGTGATTCAGTGGGAGTTCAAACCCACAGGTGGTGTGAAGTTCAACACTGTTGGAAACTTTTCAGAAAAACTATTAATCAACAGTGCACTCTTTAAATGGAACACTTCAGCG GACCCTCTAAGGAAAGAGGTTCCTCAGTCCACCTGTTCAGCAGACTGTGAACCAGGCCGGGTCCGCAGAGTCAAAGGTTTCCATTCCTGCTGTTTTGACTGTATCGACTGTTTGCCCGGCACTTACCAGGCAAATACGG AGGACATCCAGTGCACTAAGTGTCCTGAGCGTCAGTGGTCCCTGATCAACAGCACTAACTGCACTGCCCCCGTCTTTGAATTTTTGTCCTTTAACACGACTGAGGCCCGGATAATAATTCTGATCGGGGTGGCACTGCAGATATGTCAGGGGTCGGTGGCCATCTTGTTCCTGATGCACCGAGGGACACCCCTGGTAAAGGCCTCAGGGGGACTCCTGAGTTTTGTGGCTCTGCTCGGCCTGATGGGAACCTGTTTCAGTCTGCTGCTCTTCCTGGGGGAACCAGGAGACGTGGTGTGTCGTCTTCAGCTGCCCCTCACCTCCATTTTCCAAACTGTTTCTCTCTCAGTTATCTTGTCTCTCTCGCTGCAG ATTTTCTACGTGACAGAGTTCCCAGAGATGGCCGCCTCTTACCTTCACATAATAAGAGGCCCTGGAAGCTGGTTGTTTGTGTTCACCTGCTGTGCTGTGCAGGCTGGTCTCTGTGGCTGGTTTGTCCAAAAAGGACCCTCACTGTCTAAATATGTGGCAGATATGACGATAGACTTTGTGAAATCATTCCTGTCATGTCCAGTGGAACCTTTGTCTGGACTGGCCCTAATGCAAGGTTTCAATGGCGCAATGGCTCTTGTGTCGTTCATGTGCACCTTCATGGCAATGAAGCCTCTTCACCAGTATAACCTGGCCAGGGACATCACCTTTTCCACCCTGATCTACTGTGTGACTTGGGTGATCTTTATTCCTATCTACATCGGTTTAGAGCCCAAGTCTAAGTCAGTCGTCCATGTTTATTTCACCTTGGCAAGCAACTTTGGACTAATGGCAGCCTACTACTTCCCAAAGTGCTACTTCCTgttaaggaaacctgatctcAATACACCAAAGCACTTCTGCACTTTCTTGGAGGGCGTCCCACCAACACAGGCTCAGGAGGAGCCACAGCCACAGCCACAGCCAGAGAAATAA
- the LOC110965126 gene encoding taste receptor type 1 member 3 isoform X2, translating into MASCFILLLVCWVFTPSCSVSPPEWFHNISTSIFSSSGDIMLGGLFPIKLLTSNLSLRREPDNISCESINDYGLGLAIVMKYAVDEINANQTLLPGVKLGYEMYDTCRQAAVVVKPTISFLTAKSDKVLSVKCNYTDYETSVSVVIGPYSSEMVSIIGKLLGFFLMPQISYGATSDKFSDSHLYPSFFRTVPTDKRQVDVIAQLMKEFNWTWVAVVGSEEEYGQQGVQQFSKVAENMSICVAYQGLIPVYTDPLPVVETIIENINATNVSVVVVFSLAEQAEVLFKEVSETT; encoded by the exons ATGGCTTCATGTTTCATTCTGCTGCTTGTGTGTTGGGTGTTCACACCGAGCTGCAGTGTGAGTCCACCCGAGTGGTTCCACAACATTTCTACCAGCATCTTCAGTTCATCAGGAGACATTATGCTCGGGGGGCTTTTTCCCATTAAGCTGCTCACCAGCAACCTCAGCCTGAGGAGGGAGCCCGACAACATCAGCTGTGAGAG TATTAATGACTACGGACTGGGCCTCGCTATAGTCATGAAATATGCTGTGGATGAGATCAACGCAAACCAAACTCTGCTCCCTGGCGTCAAGTTAGGTTATGAAATGTACGACACATGCAGACAAGCTGCCGTCGTGGTGAAGCCTACAATCTCCTTCCTCACCGCAAAATCCGACAAAGTGCTGTCTGTGAAATGTAACTACACGGACTATGAGACCAGTGTATCTGTCGTCATTGGGCCTTACAGCTCAGAGATGGTGTCGATCATCGGGAAACTTCTGGGATTCTTTCTGATGCCACAG ATTAGCTACGGTGCCACCAGTGACAAATTCTCTGACAGTCATCTCTACCCGTCATTCTTCCGTACGGTGCCCACTGACAAACGGCAAGTGGACGTCATAGCACAGCTAATGAAAGAGTTTAACTGGACCTGGGTGGCGGTGGTGGGCAGTGAAGAAGAATATGGACAACAGGGCGTGCAGCAGTTTTCCAAAGTGGCAGAAAACATGTCCATCTGTGTGGCCTATCAGGGCCTGATTCCAGTTTACACTGACCCTTTGCCAGTGGTTGAAACGATTATTGAAAATATCAATGCCACCAATGTCAGTGTGGTAGTGGTGTTTTCTCTAGCAGAGCAGGCTGAGGTCCTTTTTAAAGAGGTTAGTGAAACCACTTAG